Proteins encoded together in one Streptomyces sp. TLI_171 window:
- a CDS encoding TIGR03617 family F420-dependent LLM class oxidoreductase, whose amino-acid sequence MRIDLAAPPRPATAPDLARAAEERGADRFVLSETSHNPFLQLARAADRTRRIELGTGVAIAFARTPMALAYEAWGLHESSGGRAAIGLGTQIKPHVVRRYGMPWDRPAARMRDYVAAVRAIWHSWQTGERLAFRGEFYAHTLMTPVFAPDPQPYPPPPILLAAVGPLMTATAGAVADGFLAHPFGSPDHLATAVLPTVRAARAAAEAEHAPWTTRPFEVVANVLVATGHDEDSYRTNLRLVRERLAFYASTPAYRPVLETHGWAALQDELHPLSLRGRWQEMGALIDDTVLNTFAVTGEPAAAARELRHRYGGTADRLCLSGPDEADPAPLLDVLAALTG is encoded by the coding sequence ATGCGCATCGACCTCGCCGCCCCGCCCCGGCCCGCCACCGCACCCGACCTGGCCCGGGCCGCCGAGGAACGCGGCGCCGACCGCTTCGTCCTCTCCGAGACCTCGCACAACCCGTTCCTGCAACTGGCCCGGGCCGCCGACCGCACCCGGCGGATCGAACTCGGCACCGGCGTCGCCATCGCCTTCGCCCGCACCCCGATGGCCCTCGCCTACGAAGCCTGGGGCCTGCACGAGAGCTCCGGCGGCCGGGCCGCCATCGGGCTCGGCACCCAGATCAAACCGCACGTCGTCCGCCGCTACGGCATGCCCTGGGACCGGCCCGCCGCCCGGATGCGCGACTACGTGGCCGCCGTCCGGGCGATCTGGCACAGCTGGCAGACCGGCGAACGCCTCGCCTTCCGCGGCGAGTTCTACGCGCACACCCTGATGACACCGGTGTTCGCACCCGACCCGCAGCCGTACCCCCCGCCGCCGATCCTGCTGGCCGCGGTCGGCCCGCTGATGACCGCCACCGCCGGGGCCGTCGCCGACGGCTTCCTGGCCCACCCCTTCGGCTCGCCCGACCACCTCGCCACCGCCGTCCTGCCCACCGTCCGGGCCGCCCGCGCCGCCGCCGAGGCCGAACACGCCCCCTGGACCACCCGCCCGTTCGAAGTGGTCGCCAACGTCCTGGTCGCCACCGGCCACGACGAGGACAGCTACCGCACCAACCTCCGCCTGGTCCGCGAACGCCTCGCCTTCTACGCCTCCACCCCCGCCTACCGCCCCGTCCTGGAGACCCACGGCTGGGCCGCCCTCCAGGACGAACTGCACCCGCTCTCGCTCCGCGGCCGCTGGCAGGAGATGGGCGCCCTGATCGACGACACCGTCCTCAACACCTTCGCCGTCACCGGCGAACCCGCCGCGGCCGCCCGCGAACTGCGCCACCGCTACGGCGGGACGGCCGACCGGCTCTGCCTCAGCGGCCCCGACGAGGCCGACCCCGCGCCGCTGCTGGACGTCCTCGCCGCACTCACCGGCTGA
- a CDS encoding TetR/AcrR family transcriptional regulator, translating into MAGRPRGLDDEAILAGAARVMGRVGPAGLTLAAVAREVGLVPGTLVQRFGSKRGLLLALADLSVRQAAAATEQARHAADSALGALHALVAATARVMDTPERFAHHLAFLCADLTDPELHERALAVHRAHARAVEDLLAEAVRAGELRSGADVPALTRTVQAVTAGAGLTWALDREGALAPRLRRELTAVLAPYTPEER; encoded by the coding sequence ATGGCGGGACGGCCCCGCGGGCTGGACGACGAGGCGATCCTCGCCGGGGCGGCCCGGGTGATGGGCCGGGTGGGGCCCGCCGGACTCACCCTGGCCGCGGTGGCGCGCGAGGTCGGCCTGGTGCCCGGCACCCTGGTGCAGCGCTTCGGGTCCAAACGCGGACTGCTGCTCGCCCTGGCCGACCTGTCGGTGCGTCAGGCCGCCGCCGCGACCGAGCAGGCCCGCCACGCGGCGGACTCCGCGCTGGGCGCGCTGCACGCGCTGGTGGCGGCAACGGCCCGGGTGATGGACACGCCCGAGCGGTTCGCCCACCACCTGGCGTTCCTCTGCGCCGACCTCACCGACCCCGAACTCCACGAGCGTGCCCTGGCCGTGCACCGCGCCCACGCCCGCGCCGTCGAGGACCTGCTCGCCGAAGCCGTGCGGGCCGGCGAGCTGCGCTCCGGCGCCGACGTCCCCGCCCTGACCCGCACCGTGCAGGCGGTCACCGCCGGCGCCGGCCTGACCTGGGCGCTGGACCGCGAGGGCGCCCTCGCGCCCCGGCTGCGGCGCGAGTTGACCGCCGTCCTGGCCCCGTACACCCCGGAGGAGAGATGA
- a CDS encoding M20 family metallopeptidase, producing MTDDDRIHEELARRTAAVEAQVVEWRRHLHRYPELSNREAGTAKLIADQLTALGLDEVRTGISGHGVVGVLRGGRPGERVVALRADIDALPVQEDSGESFASTVVDQDYPGGPFPVAHACGHDGHTATLLGAATVLAGVREQLPGTVLFVFQPAEEGAPVAERSGAKEMIAQGACADPVPTMAFGMHLAPLPTGCVGYRTGNQFGASCLFRIVLTGEQVHGSTPWMGVDPVPAAGALMVGVGQLYRQVSAFDPITVTIGHVEDVGRFNIVPGTVTLWGTVRCAVEQDMDEVRKRLATMAEQTAAAFNCTASVEYLQDVPAVHNRREWVDAVLPTVRRVVGADRVVESAPTLGYDDVSEFVNAYGGVYVMLGAQDAVLAADGRPVPTPGGRGLIPNHSPRFYLNEAALAVGVRLHCAVARDHLTGRISPAG from the coding sequence ATGACCGACGACGATCGGATCCACGAGGAGCTGGCGCGGCGGACCGCGGCCGTCGAGGCGCAGGTCGTCGAGTGGCGGCGCCACCTGCACCGGTACCCCGAACTGTCCAACCGGGAGGCCGGCACCGCGAAACTGATCGCGGATCAGCTGACGGCGCTCGGCCTGGACGAGGTCCGCACCGGGATCTCCGGCCACGGCGTGGTGGGCGTGCTGCGGGGCGGCCGGCCCGGTGAGCGGGTGGTGGCGCTGCGCGCCGACATCGACGCGCTGCCGGTGCAGGAGGACAGCGGCGAGAGCTTCGCCTCCACCGTCGTCGACCAGGACTACCCCGGCGGGCCGTTCCCCGTCGCGCACGCCTGCGGCCACGACGGGCACACCGCGACGCTGCTGGGCGCGGCCACGGTGCTGGCCGGGGTGCGCGAGCAGTTGCCCGGCACGGTGCTGTTCGTGTTCCAGCCCGCCGAGGAGGGCGCACCGGTCGCGGAGAGGTCAGGGGCCAAGGAGATGATCGCGCAGGGCGCGTGCGCCGACCCGGTGCCCACCATGGCGTTCGGCATGCACCTGGCGCCGCTGCCCACCGGGTGCGTCGGCTACCGGACCGGCAACCAGTTCGGTGCCTCCTGCCTGTTCAGGATCGTGCTGACGGGTGAGCAGGTGCACGGCTCCACCCCCTGGATGGGCGTCGACCCGGTGCCCGCGGCGGGCGCGCTGATGGTCGGCGTGGGGCAGCTGTACCGGCAGGTGTCCGCGTTCGACCCGATCACCGTCACCATCGGCCACGTCGAGGACGTCGGCCGCTTCAACATCGTGCCCGGCACCGTCACCCTGTGGGGGACCGTCCGGTGCGCGGTCGAGCAGGACATGGACGAGGTCCGGAAGCGGCTCGCCACGATGGCGGAGCAGACCGCGGCCGCCTTCAACTGCACCGCGTCCGTCGAGTACCTGCAGGACGTGCCCGCGGTCCACAACCGCCGGGAGTGGGTCGACGCCGTGCTGCCGACCGTCCGGCGGGTGGTCGGCGCGGACCGGGTGGTCGAGTCCGCCCCGACCCTCGGGTACGACGACGTCTCGGAGTTCGTGAACGCCTACGGCGGCGTGTACGTGATGCTCGGCGCCCAGGACGCCGTCCTCGCCGCGGACGGACGCCCGGTCCCCACCCCGGGCGGGCGCGGCCTGATCCCCAACCACAGCCCGAGGTTCTACCTGAACGAGGCCGCCCTGGCGGTGGGCGTGCGACTGCACTGCGCCGTCGCCCGGGACCACCTGACCGGCCGGATCTCCCCCGCCGGCTGA
- a CDS encoding DUF2254 domain-containing protein, whose amino-acid sequence MTEQQQRPPRRRPHYRALSPLREHLRESFWFAPLLTCVGAVLLAGLTDLIDRAIFEEATAAQTADTLLSFNAAAKSVVSTVSSAMLTFIGVVFSISLVSLQMAASQMSPRVLRLYVRSRLIKATFATCLATFVYTLLVQLGYDDTTDPTRAVSVPVVSTVVALAMVMLSLGLFVLYVQATLRLLRVPHVIDRVTRESLKVLQDYRWLAPELGPPGGPRPEGPTLLHEGRGGVLRDVNIRWLMRVARRHDTVLHLVPRIGDFIAPGTPTVVVVGGTPPRPRRITTALNVGVDRTMHQDLSFGYRQLVDIAIRALSPAVNDPTTAVQAIDRIHQLLALLAPHQLGEIRHRDKDGAVRLVQAVPGWEATVDLAFTEIRTCGAGQPQVTRRLAAALDDLLRITPGPRRPPLLRQRQLLERAVAEAVHDPENRTFALEPDRQGIG is encoded by the coding sequence ATGACCGAGCAGCAGCAGAGACCACCGCGCCGCCGGCCGCACTACCGGGCGCTGTCACCGCTGCGCGAGCACCTGCGCGAGTCCTTCTGGTTCGCACCACTGCTGACCTGCGTGGGCGCGGTGCTGCTCGCCGGACTCACCGACCTGATCGACCGGGCCATCTTCGAGGAGGCCACCGCCGCGCAGACCGCCGACACCCTGCTGTCGTTCAACGCGGCGGCCAAGAGCGTGGTGTCGACGGTCAGCTCGGCGATGCTCACCTTCATCGGCGTGGTCTTCTCGATCTCGCTGGTGTCGCTCCAGATGGCCGCCAGTCAGATGAGCCCCCGGGTGCTGCGGCTGTACGTCCGCAGCCGCCTGATCAAGGCGACCTTCGCCACCTGCCTGGCCACCTTCGTCTACACCCTGCTGGTCCAGCTCGGCTACGACGACACCACCGACCCGACCCGCGCGGTCTCCGTCCCGGTCGTCTCCACCGTCGTCGCGCTCGCCATGGTGATGCTCAGCCTGGGCCTGTTCGTGCTGTACGTGCAGGCCACGCTGCGCCTGCTGCGGGTGCCGCACGTGATCGACCGGGTCACCCGCGAGTCGCTCAAGGTGCTCCAGGACTACCGCTGGCTGGCCCCCGAACTCGGCCCGCCGGGCGGCCCGCGGCCCGAGGGGCCGACCCTGCTGCACGAGGGCCGCGGCGGCGTCCTGCGGGACGTCAACATCCGCTGGCTGATGCGGGTCGCCCGCCGGCACGACACCGTCCTGCACCTGGTGCCGCGGATCGGCGACTTCATCGCGCCCGGCACCCCGACCGTGGTGGTGGTCGGCGGCACCCCGCCCCGCCCGCGCCGGATCACCACCGCGCTGAACGTCGGCGTCGACCGCACCATGCACCAGGACCTCAGCTTCGGCTACCGCCAACTCGTCGACATCGCCATCCGGGCCCTGTCGCCCGCCGTCAACGACCCCACCACCGCCGTCCAGGCCATCGACCGCATCCACCAGCTGCTCGCCCTGCTCGCCCCGCACCAGCTCGGCGAGATCCGCCACCGCGACAAGGACGGCGCCGTCCGGCTGGTCCAGGCCGTCCCCGGCTGGGAGGCCACCGTCGACCTGGCCTTCACCGAGATCCGCACCTGCGGCGCCGGGCAGCCCCAGGTCACCCGCCGGCTGGCGGCCGCCCTCGACGACCTGCTGCGGATCACCCCCGGCCCGCGCCGCCCCCCGCTGCTGAGGCAGCGTCAGCTGCTGGAGCGCGCCGTCGCCGAAGCCGTCCACGACCCGGAGAACCGCACCTTCGCCCTGGAACCCGACCGGCAGGGCATCGGCTGA
- a CDS encoding helix-turn-helix domain-containing protein, protein MRAADQPTSAAPPQRAGAELSARVGVRLRELRTARGLSLSELARRSGLGKATLSGLEAGVRNPTLETLYALTTALGLPLSAALPVADSAAADRRSDVSGRVLDAVLLDRFEGVDAVTETYRIRIRPGGVQHSAPHTPGTTEQLTVLAGTARAGDAGSPALLGPGDHHTWAADAPHSYRALDGEVEAVLLVRHPGR, encoded by the coding sequence ATGCGAGCCGCCGATCAACCGACTTCCGCCGCCCCGCCGCAGCGCGCCGGGGCCGAGCTGTCCGCCCGGGTCGGCGTGCGGCTGCGCGAGCTGCGCACCGCCCGCGGCCTCTCGCTCTCCGAGCTGGCCCGGCGCTCCGGCCTCGGCAAGGCCACCCTCTCCGGTCTGGAGGCGGGCGTCCGCAACCCCACCCTGGAGACCCTGTACGCGCTGACCACCGCCCTCGGCCTGCCGCTGAGCGCCGCCCTGCCCGTCGCCGACTCCGCTGCCGCCGACCGGCGTTCGGACGTCTCCGGCCGGGTCCTGGACGCCGTCCTGCTGGACCGCTTCGAGGGCGTCGACGCCGTCACCGAGACCTACCGGATCCGGATCCGCCCGGGCGGCGTCCAGCACTCCGCCCCGCACACCCCGGGCACCACCGAGCAGTTGACCGTGCTGGCCGGCACCGCCCGCGCGGGTGACGCCGGGTCACCCGCCCTGCTCGGCCCGGGTGACCACCACACCTGGGCCGCCGACGCCCCGCACAGCTACCGGGCGCTGGACGGCGAGGTCGAGGCCGTCCTGCTGGTCCGCCACCCCGGGCGCTGA
- a CDS encoding cytochrome c oxidase assembly protein, whose protein sequence is MHHHGGGPLPPFTLSRALEWSPDWPYLVLCGLGLGLYLTAAVRLWRRGDKWPVGRVIAWTAGIGTVLLVTNTGLNDYGMVLFSAHMMQHMVLSMLSPILLLLGAPITLALRALRPARKGSGRGPRELLVALLHSTYVRIVSHPAFTIPAFIASLYVLYFTPLFDFLMQYRVGHLAMMLHFLAVGMLFFWPIMGVDPGPHRPGFVLRIIELFMGMPFHAFFGVAVMMASGQLVTTFTAAGAPAGTDLHQDQQLAGGITWAFGEIPTAIVLIALTLQWAKSEERQARRRDRAADRDGDAELEAYNKYLASLNKAAG, encoded by the coding sequence ATGCACCACCACGGCGGGGGCCCGCTCCCGCCCTTCACCCTCTCCCGGGCCCTGGAGTGGTCTCCCGACTGGCCCTACCTGGTCCTCTGCGGGCTCGGCCTCGGCCTGTACCTGACCGCTGCGGTCCGGCTGTGGCGGCGTGGCGACAAGTGGCCGGTCGGCCGGGTGATCGCCTGGACGGCGGGCATCGGCACCGTCCTCCTGGTCACCAACACCGGCCTGAACGACTACGGGATGGTGCTGTTCAGCGCCCACATGATGCAGCACATGGTGCTGTCGATGCTCTCGCCCATCCTGCTGCTGCTCGGCGCGCCGATCACCCTCGCGCTGCGCGCGCTGCGCCCGGCCCGCAAGGGCAGCGGTCGGGGCCCGCGCGAACTGCTGGTCGCCCTGCTGCACTCCACGTACGTCCGGATCGTCTCGCACCCGGCGTTCACCATCCCGGCGTTCATCGCCAGCCTGTACGTGCTCTACTTCACGCCGCTGTTCGACTTCCTGATGCAGTACCGGGTCGGGCACCTGGCGATGATGCTGCACTTCCTCGCCGTCGGCATGCTGTTCTTCTGGCCGATCATGGGCGTCGACCCGGGCCCGCACCGGCCCGGCTTCGTACTGCGGATCATCGAGCTGTTCATGGGCATGCCGTTCCACGCGTTCTTCGGCGTCGCGGTGATGATGGCCTCCGGCCAGCTCGTCACCACCTTCACCGCCGCCGGCGCGCCCGCGGGCACCGACCTGCACCAGGACCAGCAGCTCGCGGGCGGCATCACCTGGGCGTTCGGCGAGATCCCGACCGCGATCGTGCTGATCGCGCTGACCCTCCAGTGGGCCAAGTCCGAGGAGCGGCAGGCCCGCCGCCGCGACCGTGCCGCGGACCGCGACGGCGACGCCGAGCTGGAGGCCTACAACAAGTACCTGGCCTCGCTGAACAAGGCCGCCGGCTGA
- a CDS encoding SDR family oxidoreductase: MTAQQARPLNGRVALVAGGTRGGGRGIAVELGAAGATVYVTGRSSTGGRSDLDRPETVEQTAALVTAAGGHGIPVRTDHSDPAQVRALVERIAADQDGRLDLLVNSVWGGDPLTDWEHPLWEQDLDTGLRLLRQAVETHVITSRYALPLLVARGSGLVVEVTDGNTARYRGSFFYDLAKSAVVRLAVAQAAELRPHGVAAVALTPGFLRSEAMLEHFGVTEENWRDGAAQDPNFAHSESPAYLGRAVVALAADPDVLAKSGRALATWGLYREYGFTDADGSRPDFAAHWAAQLEPEFGPLGDPL; encoded by the coding sequence ATGACCGCGCAGCAGGCACGACCACTGAACGGCCGGGTGGCCCTGGTCGCGGGCGGCACCCGCGGCGGCGGCCGAGGCATCGCCGTCGAACTCGGCGCGGCCGGCGCCACCGTCTACGTCACCGGCCGCAGCAGCACCGGCGGCCGCTCCGACCTGGACCGCCCGGAGACCGTCGAGCAGACCGCCGCCCTGGTCACCGCCGCCGGCGGCCACGGCATTCCCGTCCGCACCGACCACAGCGACCCGGCGCAGGTCCGCGCCCTGGTCGAGCGGATCGCCGCCGACCAGGACGGGCGGCTCGACCTCCTGGTCAACTCGGTGTGGGGCGGCGACCCGCTGACCGACTGGGAGCACCCGCTCTGGGAACAGGACCTGGACACCGGGCTGCGCCTGCTCCGGCAGGCCGTGGAGACCCACGTGATCACCAGCCGGTACGCGCTGCCGCTGCTGGTGGCGCGCGGCAGCGGTCTGGTGGTGGAGGTCACCGACGGCAACACCGCCCGCTACCGGGGGAGCTTCTTCTACGACCTGGCCAAGTCCGCGGTCGTCCGGCTCGCCGTCGCGCAGGCCGCCGAGCTGCGGCCGCACGGCGTCGCGGCGGTCGCCCTCACCCCCGGGTTCCTGCGCTCCGAAGCCATGTTGGAGCACTTCGGGGTCACCGAGGAGAACTGGCGCGACGGCGCCGCCCAGGACCCGAACTTCGCCCACTCGGAGAGCCCCGCCTACCTGGGCCGGGCCGTCGTCGCCCTCGCCGCCGACCCGGACGTGCTCGCCAAGTCCGGCCGGGCGCTCGCCACCTGGGGCCTCTACCGGGAGTACGGCTTCACCGACGCGGACGGCAGCCGGCCGGACTTCGCCGCGCACTGGGCGGCGCAGCTGGAGCCGGAGTTCGGACCGCTCGGCGACCCGCTGTAA
- a CDS encoding MarR family winged helix-turn-helix transcriptional regulator gives MTEPEHTGPETTGPGPEPAADRSAAAIAAAWRRERPGTPTDSIEIVTPVWRLAKLFADDRNRVLRAAGIDAATLDLLSVLRRSGPPYELTTRELSRRTLVTAGAISQRVARAERAGLVHRSPDPAGGRAVLVALTPDGHELIERSVDAVLGREAELVTGLDPAERAQLAALLDRLLTDLYARVGPPA, from the coding sequence ATGACCGAACCCGAGCACACCGGGCCCGAGACCACCGGCCCCGGGCCGGAGCCGGCCGCCGACCGTTCGGCGGCCGCCATCGCCGCCGCCTGGCGGCGCGAGCGCCCGGGCACCCCCACCGACTCGATCGAGATCGTCACCCCGGTCTGGCGCCTCGCCAAGCTGTTCGCCGACGACCGCAACCGGGTGCTGCGCGCGGCCGGGATCGACGCCGCCACCCTCGACCTGCTGTCGGTGCTGCGCCGCTCCGGCCCGCCGTACGAGCTGACCACCCGCGAGCTGTCCCGGCGCACCCTGGTCACCGCGGGGGCGATCTCGCAGCGGGTGGCCCGGGCGGAACGGGCGGGCCTGGTGCACCGCTCCCCCGACCCGGCGGGCGGCCGGGCCGTGCTGGTCGCCCTCACGCCGGACGGGCACGAGCTGATCGAGCGGTCGGTGGACGCGGTGCTGGGCCGGGAGGCCGAGCTGGTCACCGGCCTCGACCCGGCCGAGCGCGCGCAGCTCGCCGCCCTGCTCGACCGCCTGCTCACCGACCTGTACGCCCGGGTCGGGCCGCCCGCCTGA
- a CDS encoding Type 1 glutamine amidotransferase-like domain-containing protein produces MKLLLTSAGVKNPSIRSALVDLLGKPIEESRALAVPTAGYGHPMVTPAGIRRFVTGESSTPMCELGWASLGVLELTALPSIGPERWVPWVREADVLLVNGGDALYLAHWMRESGLAELLPSLPGLVWAGLSAGSMVMTPRIGPEFVEWQPPAGGDRTLGRVDFSIFPHLDHPDLPENTMAEAERWAAGLGNPAYAIDDDTALKVVDGAVEVVSEGKWRRFAG; encoded by the coding sequence ATGAAACTTCTGCTCACGTCCGCGGGCGTCAAGAACCCGAGCATCCGCAGCGCGCTGGTCGACCTGCTGGGCAAGCCGATCGAGGAGTCCCGCGCGCTGGCCGTCCCCACCGCCGGGTACGGGCACCCGATGGTCACCCCGGCCGGGATCCGGCGCTTCGTCACCGGCGAGTCCAGCACCCCGATGTGCGAGCTGGGGTGGGCCTCGCTGGGCGTGCTGGAGCTCACCGCGCTCCCCAGCATCGGCCCGGAGCGCTGGGTCCCCTGGGTGCGGGAGGCGGACGTGCTGCTGGTGAACGGCGGCGACGCGCTGTACCTGGCGCACTGGATGCGGGAGTCCGGGCTGGCGGAGCTGCTGCCCTCGCTGCCGGGGCTGGTCTGGGCCGGGCTGAGCGCCGGGAGCATGGTGATGACGCCGCGGATCGGCCCGGAGTTCGTGGAGTGGCAGCCCCCGGCGGGCGGCGACCGCACCCTCGGCCGGGTCGACTTCTCGATCTTCCCGCACCTGGACCACCCCGACCTGCCGGAGAACACCATGGCCGAGGCGGAGCGCTGGGCGGCCGGCCTCGGCAACCCGGCGTACGCCATCGACGACGACACCGCGCTCAAGGTGGTCGACGGCGCGGTGGAGGTGGTCTCCGAGGGGAAGTGGAGGCGGTTCGCCGGCTGA
- a CDS encoding YbaK/EbsC family protein, producing MERRFPLPPGATVDPTTSLPARSAQVAAALAAAGIPGPVRQLADSARTAAEAAAALGCEVGAIANSLVFHSDGEPVLVLTSGRHRVDTAALAARWGRGPLLRATPEQVRAATGQAIGGVAPTGHPRPLPTVVDQALTDYPQVWAAAGTPHTVFPTTAADLLRLTGGTLLPVTG from the coding sequence ATGGAACGCCGATTCCCCCTGCCCCCAGGAGCCACCGTGGACCCGACGACGAGCCTCCCCGCCCGCAGCGCCCAGGTCGCCGCCGCCCTCGCCGCGGCCGGGATCCCCGGCCCGGTCCGGCAGCTCGCCGACTCCGCCCGCACCGCGGCCGAGGCGGCCGCCGCGCTCGGCTGCGAGGTCGGCGCGATCGCCAACAGCCTGGTCTTCCACTCCGACGGCGAACCCGTCCTGGTCCTCACCAGCGGCCGCCACCGGGTCGACACCGCCGCCCTGGCCGCCCGCTGGGGCCGCGGCCCGCTGCTGCGCGCCACCCCCGAGCAGGTCCGCGCCGCCACCGGGCAGGCCATCGGCGGCGTCGCCCCCACCGGCCACCCGCGCCCGCTGCCCACCGTCGTCGACCAGGCCCTCACCGACTACCCGCAGGTGTGGGCGGCCGCCGGCACCCCGCACACCGTCTTCCCGACCACCGCCGCCGACCTCCTCCGCCTCACCGGCGGCACCCTGCTCCCGGTCACCGGCTGA
- a CDS encoding SDR family NAD(P)-dependent oxidoreductase, which yields MTRTVLVTGGSSGIGRAVAARFAADGAQVYLTGRRPEAVERAAAELGAHGVVADATDPGAAAALAARLTTLDVLVNAAGGLPPTAPAGPCPLADLLASWQANLAQNLLGAVLTTEAVRELLAPGGAVISLGSLGAERRGGAYGAAKAALAAWSSALSAQLAPRGITCNVIAAGYIEGTDFFGGPVPEERRRALIEETHNKRPGTVDDIAATAHFLASPGARHLTGQTLHVNGGAHTTR from the coding sequence GTGACCCGTACCGTGCTCGTCACCGGAGGAAGCAGCGGCATCGGCCGCGCCGTCGCGGCCCGGTTCGCCGCCGACGGCGCCCAGGTGTACCTGACGGGACGTCGACCCGAGGCGGTGGAGCGCGCCGCCGCCGAACTCGGCGCGCACGGCGTCGTCGCCGACGCCACCGACCCCGGGGCCGCCGCCGCCCTCGCCGCCCGGCTCACCACCCTCGACGTGCTGGTCAACGCGGCCGGCGGCCTGCCGCCCACCGCCCCCGCCGGGCCTTGCCCGCTCGCCGACCTGCTCGCCTCCTGGCAGGCCAACCTCGCGCAGAACCTGCTCGGCGCCGTCCTCACCACCGAGGCGGTCCGCGAACTCCTCGCCCCCGGCGGCGCGGTGATCAGCCTCGGCTCGCTCGGCGCGGAACGCCGCGGCGGCGCGTACGGCGCGGCGAAAGCGGCGCTCGCCGCGTGGAGCTCCGCACTCTCCGCCCAGCTCGCCCCGCGCGGCATCACCTGCAACGTGATCGCCGCCGGCTACATCGAGGGCACCGACTTCTTCGGCGGACCCGTCCCGGAGGAGCGCCGCCGCGCGCTGATCGAGGAGACCCACAACAAGCGCCCCGGCACCGTCGACGACATCGCCGCCACCGCCCACTTCCTCGCCTCCCCGGGCGCCCGCCACCTCACCGGCCAGACCCTGCACGTCAACGGCGGTGCCCACACCACCCGCTGA